From the Candidatus Zixiibacteriota bacterium genome, the window AACAACACCATCGGTCAGATACTGCTGGCCCGTTACATGGGGAAGAAGCGAATCATTGCCGAGACAGGCGCCGGTCAGCACGGTTTGGCCACGGCCACAGTTTGCGCCAGGTTTGGCCTGGAGTGTGTGATCTATATGGGCGCCGAGGATATCGAACGGCAGGCGCCCAATGTCGACAAAATGCGGCTGTTGGGTGCGCGGGTGATCCCGGTGGAATCCGGATCGCAGACGCTCAAGGATGCTACCAGCGAAGCCCTGCGCGATTGGGTGACCAACGTGCGCAGTACGTTTTATATTATCGGGTCAGTGGTCGGTCCGCACCCGTATCCGATGATTGTTCGCGACTTTCAGGCGGTCATCGGGCGTGAGGCGAAAAATCAATGTCTGAAGCAACTGAAACGACTGCCGCATGCGATCATTGCCTGTGTCGGTGGCGGCTCCAACGCCATTGGTATCTGGGAGCCGTTTCTCCATGAGACGAAAGTCAAGCTGATCGGTGTTGAAGCGGCCGGGTATGGCGTGAACTCAGGCCGTCATGCCGCCACTCTCATGAAGGGCCGACCGGGGGTGCTGCATGGCTCGTACAGTTTTTTGATTTACGACCATGACGGTCAGATCGTCCTGCCGCATTCGGTGTCGGCCGGTCTGGATTATCCCGGCGTGGGTCCACAGCATTCGCACCTGAAGCAAAGCGGTCGTGTGACCTATGAGTCGGCTACCGACAAACAAGCTGTCGCCGCGTTCAAGCTTACATCGCGGCTGGAAGGAATCATCCCGGCGCTGGAATCATCGCACGCCATTGCCTGGCTGGTGAAACATGCCGGTAGTTTCAGAAAGAGCCAGACTGTTCTGATCTGTCTGTCAGGCCGGGGCGATAAAGACATGGGCATCATCTCCGATTGGGGGAGGATCGCACCATGAATCGGGTCGCTGAAGTCGCTGCCGGGACTCGCCCGGAAAAACTGTTGGTGCCGTTCTTTACAGTCGGCTATCCCGACCTGAAGACGACCATCGCGCTGGCTCGGTCAGCCGCGGATGCCGGGGCTGACATTATAGAACTGGGTATGCCGTTTTCCGATCCTCTGGCCGATGGACCCCAGATTCAACATTCGTCACAGGCTGCCCTGGACAACGGGATTGGTTTGCGCTCCGTTCTGGACAGCGTGCGGAAACTCAGGCGACATGTCAGTGTGCCGCTGGTGCTGATGGGTTACTACAATCCTCTGTTGGCCTACGGCGAAGATAGATTCCTCAAGGCTGCCGCCACCGCCGGCGTGGACGGATTTATAATTCCCGATCTGCCGGTGGAAGAAGGGGCCGGGTTCAAAACCAAGGTCGAGTCTGGCGGCATGTCGTCTCTATTCCTGGTGGCGCCGACTTCGTCGCCTCAACGAATTCGTATGATAGACAAAAACTCGACCGACCTGGTCTATGCTGTCACCGTCACAGGAGTCACCGGCGTTGGGCGTAGTTTTTCAGCCGATACCGACCGATACCTGCGCTCCCTGAAAAAGAGTTTGAGCAAGCGGTTCGTGGCCGGGTTCGGCGTGTCATCGGCTGAGTCGGCCCGCCGTCTGACCAGGTATGCCGACGGCGTCGTGATCGGGTCGGCGCTGGTCAAGATTATCCGCGAGGCGTCAAACCGAAAGGGTTGCGTTCGTCAGGTCAGCCGGTTCCTGGGCGATATCAGACGTGCCCTCTGAGTCTTCGTAGGTCAGGACCCTTTGTGGTCCTGACACGGTCAAGCCGTGTTTCTCAAGGTTCGGCGGGTCCACGCCGCCGCGCGCAGGCTTCGACTGCGCTCAGCATGACATGGTATTGTTGCGGTGGGTCTTGTCCGCCGCGGCGGACGCCAGCGAATCGGTGTGACCCGCCGCCGCCGTGTAACAGTTAGTTGCGTGTCGGGTCATTCTTCCGTTGGCATGGAATCCAGACCCGATACAACGCCACGGGGATTTCTCAAGACCACAATCCCTGAAGACTCGGCCATCACAAGGTGCGGGCGATCGGTCAATAATACGTTTTGACTTTCCCTTTTCAATCGGATATCTTGGCCGCTTACCCGGGCCTTGACTCTATTGTGCTTTCAGACATGGCCTGAGAAAGGGTTGGATTTGAGTTCGGATCGGTTCAAACAAGAATTCGCAGCAGCAACAGTCCAGGCATTTCGCACGGTCTATCCAGAGGTGTACGCATCATCCGGTGATACGCAGGTGTTCAACACCGACTTTGTCCTGGAGAACATCGAGAAACCGAAAGACCCAACCATGGGTCGATTTGCTTTTCCTGTTTTCCGTTACGGCAAACTTCTGGGCGACAAACCACCCGCGATTTCCGGAACTGTCTCCACCGAGTTGAACGCGAATCTGGCAGAATCATCGGCGCTGACGACCCTTAGCATCGGTGGCTTCATCAATGCAAAGGTGGAGCCTTCAATTCAAGCGCGCGAGACAATTGGTCAGATCCTCGATCAGGGATCGCACTATGGCGATTCGGATGTCGGTCAAGGCCGCAAGTATCTCATTGAATACTGCTCGGCCAATATTGCCAAGCCTTATGGTGTCGGTCATCTGCGCTCGACGATAATCGGCAACTCACTCAGGCGGGTCCACAAGAAACTCGGTTACGATGCAATCGGCATAAACTACCTGGGCGACTGGGGGACACAGTTCGGCAAAATGATCGTGGCTTATCGTCGCTGGGGTCAGGGTCTCGATCTGGGCGAAGATGCCGTCAAGCAACTCCTTGACCTGTATGTACGTTTTCACGATGAAGCGAAATCGGACCCTTCGCTGGATGATGAAGCGCGTTTGGCATTCCGGCAACTTGAGGATGCCGAGCCAGAAGCAGTACAATTGTGGGAGAGGTTCAAGGAAATCTCGCTGGCCGAGTTTGATCGTATCCATACCATGCTTGGTGTGGAGTTCGATATAATCACCGGCGAGTCGTTTTTGAACGACAAGATGGAAGCGGTTATCGAGCGATTGCAAAAAGCCGGGCTGACCGAGTTGTCGCAAGGCGCCCTGGTTGTGCAAATAGATGATCCCAACCTGCCTCCTTGTTTGCTCAAGAAAGGGGACGGCGCCACCCTGTACGCCACCCGTGATCTGGCCGGGCTGGTCTATCGCTGGGAAACATATCGTTTTCACGAGTCGCTGTACGTGGTGGGTTCGGCCCAGGCCGACCATTTCAAACAGGCGTTCAAAGTGATCTCGATGCTCGAAGAGGCCGAGGGTATGGATGCATCCGAACGCATGACCGGACGGGTCAAACACATTGACTTCGGCTGGGTAAAGTTCGAAGGCGGGGCCATGGCCACGCGGTCCGGGAATATTATTTTCCTCGAAGATGTCACCGACCGGGCAGTTGCACTGGCCCGTGAAAAGATACTTGAAAAAAACCCGACCCTGGAATCTATCGACCACACCGCTCATCAAATTGGAGTTGGCGCGGTGATCTTCTCTCAGTTTTCGGTGCGCCGTCAGAAGGATGTCAATTTCGTCTGGAAGGAAGTTCTCAGTTTCGAGGGTGAGACCGGTCCGTATCTGCAATACACGCACGCTCGCCTGAGTTCGTTGTTGCGCAAGTACGGTTCGGAGGTCACCGAAGATATCGACGTATCGCTGCTCGGTGGGGCGGAGGAACAGCGCGTTGTTGAAATCCTGGCCGATTTTCCGTCGATAGTTGAAGATACCGCGCGCACCTACGATCCGCACCTGATCGCTGCCTATCTGTTGAAGGCGTCCGCCGCCTTTAACAAGGTCTATCAACGCAAGTCCGAAGATGGACGGATCGACAAGATAATTTCTGAAGATCGAAGACTTTCAGCAGCCCGCATGGCCCTGGTCAAAGCGGTGAAAACTGTGCTCGGCGAGGGCCTCTATCTGTTGGGTATCGACGCCCCGGAGGAGATGTGATGATCGGAGGGTCGGCTGGTTGCCCAGGAAAGTTTTGTACTATATTAATGATCGCTGGTTTCAATTCTGAGACGCATTACCGCATCAGGAGTCATAGATGTTAATTGTAATGGAATTAGGCGCCACCACCGAAATGGTGGACAATGTATGCCGTGAGATCGAAAAGGCCGGTCTTAAGGCGCACCCTATGCCCGGCGCCATACGCACCGCCATCGGCATAACCGGAAACAAAGCACAAGTTGATGCCGATCACCTTGAGGCTCAGGTGGGCGTGAAGGAAATCATCCACGTCACCAAACCGTTCAAGCTGGTGAGTCGGGAGTTCTATCCCGAAAACAGCGTGATCGACGTCAACGGGATTTTGATCGGCGGGAAGAACCTGGTCACTATGGTGGGTCCTTGTGCGGTGGAGACTCGTGATCAGTGCATGATTATTGCTGAGAAAGTGGCTGCTTCCGGCGCTCAGATTTTTCGGGGCGGAGCCTATAAGCCTCGCACCTCGCCATATAGTTTTCAGGGTCTGGAAGAAGCCGGTTTGAAGATACTAGCCGAAGTACGCGAGAAATTCGGTATGGCCATCATCACCGAGGCTATTGACACCGAGGTATTGGCATTGGTGTCGGAGTACGCCGATATCGTTCAGATAGGCGCGCGCAACATGCAGAATTTCTCGTTGCTCAAAAAAGCCGGTCGCCAGCCCAAGCCGGTGATGCTCAAACGTGGTATGTCGGCAACGCTTGAGGAGTTTCTGATGGCCGCCGAATACATTATGAGCGAAGGCAACCGCAATGTTATTCTGTGCGAACGCGGCGTGCGCACTTTCGCCGACCACACGCGCAATACGCTCGACCTGTCGGCCGTGCCGTATGTTAAACGAACCAGCCATCTGCCGATCATTGTCGATCCCAGTCACGGAACCGGCAAAGCACACAAAGTTCTACCGTTGTCACGAGCGGCTATCGCCACCGGGGCCGACGGTTTGATGATCGAGGTGCATCATGATCCAGCCAACGCTCTCTCCGACGGTCCGCAGTCATTGACGCCCGACAAATTTGACGCGCTGATGAAGGAGGTGCGAGCGATCGGAGCCGTACTGGGCAGGACCTGCGAATGAGAAGGATCGTCAAGTCAGTTCGGAAAGTCGGGGGAACCATCAGTCTGCCGGGTGACAAGTCTATCGCCCATCGAGCTGCGCTGTTCTCAATACTTTCCCAGGGACCGATCACGATCCGCAATTTCCCCAACGGCGCTGATTGCCAAAGGTCGCTGGCCGCGGCGCAAACGCTGGGGGTCAAGGTCGACCGCGGCGACAATGAGCTCATCCTGACGCCACCTGAAGCACGAGCTGTTGACGAGGGAACCAACATTGATTGCGGCAACTCGGGCACGACCGTGCGTCTGTTAGCCGGTATCCTGGCCGGTTCGCAGGTAGAAGCAACGCTGGTCGGCGATGAGTCTTTGAGTCAACGACCGATGAAACGCATCATCGATCCGCTCACGGCCATGGGCGCCGAATTGTTTGCCGAAAACGGCACGCTACCAATGAGAATACGTGGACGTCGGCTTGGCGCGCTGGAGTACCGTATGCCGGTGGCCTCGGCGCAGGTCAAGTCGGCCCTCTTGCTGGCCGGGATGGCCTCGTCATGTTCGGTCGTCGTCCGTGAGGACATCATAACGCGAGACCACACCGAGATCATGATGCAGGAACTCGGCAATGGATTGAGCGTCAAAGATATCAAAGCAGTGGCGGTGGCCGATCCGGACGATCCCCGCAAACGTCGCATGCAGCGACCGGAACCGTACAAGAGAGAAATACAGCTTCAACCGGGAGCCGTACTCAACGGCGGACTAATCGATATTCCCGGTGACTTTTCGACGGCTGTCTTTTTTATGGGAGCGGCGGCTATTTCGGGCTATTCGCTGACCGTTGCCAATGTCGGCTTGAATCCCACTCGCACCGTCATGCTTGATCATCTCAAGGCGGTGGGTTGCAGTGTGCAGGTGAATAATCGCGCCGTTGTTTCGGGAGAAGTTCGCGGCGACGTCACAGTGACCGGAGCGCCGCTGAAAGCCCGCAAGATATCCGGCGACACCACGGTCGGACTGATCGATGAAATACCGATGGTGGCGGTAATGGCCGCTTTCGCTTCGGGCACTACGATCATACGCGACGCCGGGGAGTTACGGGTCAAGGAATCCGACCGCCTTATGGCTGTGACCGAAAACCTCAAGAGCATCGGCATCAAGGTCGGTTTGTTGGAGGACGGTCTGGCCATCGAAGGCGGCAAAGATCTAAATGGAGCCGACTTCAAAAGTTTCGGCGACCATCGAATCGCCATGGCCTTTTCAATCGCCGGTCTGTTTCTGCACGGTTCCTCATCGATAGACGACGATGCTTCGGTGGCGGTCAGTTGTCCCGACTTTTATGATTTGTTAGGTCAGGTCACGCAATGACAGCACCCTATCGCTTCGGACTGGTTGGTCACAACGTCGGCTACTCGAAATCGTCTGAGATTTTTGAGGCGATTTTCAAACATCTGGCCGCGGATGGGTCGTTTGAAGTGTTTAACATCGCCACCGAACATTTCGCCGAGCAGTTTCATAAGTTGATTGAATCCGGCGTGCAGGGACTGTCCGTCACCATACCATACAAGAGCAAAGTAATCACCTTCCTGGACGATCTGGACCCGGTTGCTCGTGCCCTCCAGGCTGTCAACTCGATCCACTTCAATGGGGGAGCATGCTGTGGATTCAATACCGATTGCTATGGTTTCTCCTTGCCCTTGCACCCACATGCCGAACGGCTCAAGAACGGGTCTGCGCTGATCCTCGGGGCCGGCGGCGGAGCCAGGGCCGTGGTCTATGCGCTGCACACCGACTATGAAATCGGTTGCTGCACAGTGATGGCCCGCGACAGCACCCGGCTGAAATCGTTCAAGCAGGAATTGGTCAAACAACTGCCGAACATTCGTATCAGCACGCGCCAGTTTGCCAACAACAAGAAGTCTGAACGAGACACCTGGGATATCGTGGTCAATTGCACGCCACTGGGAGGTTGGAACCATCCGACTGATTCACCACTCCCGGAATGGCTGGACTGGACAGCGGTGCGACTCTATTATGATCTGAATTACAACGTCGACAACAGCCTGACCCGGGAGGCCGAGCGGGCAGAGATTCCGTATCTGGATGGCTCGGCCATGCTGGTGGGCCAGGCGTTGCAGTCGTTTTATATCTGGACCGGCCTTAAAGTGCCGTTCGAGCCGATATACTCAAAAGTCTTCGGTGACTGAACGTAAGCACGTACTGATGAGGAGCCCATCCTTTTGGTGACTATGCCGCCAAGAACTGTTTTTCTTATCGGATTCTCAGGTTCCGGCAAATCTACCATTGGACCGCCGTTGGCCCGAAAGCTAAAGGCTGAGTTTTTCGACACCGATGCTATGATTGAAAAGCAAACCGGCCGCACGATTTCGGATTTGATCATGCAAAAGGGTGAGACCTTTTTCAGAACCTTGGAGCACAAGACGATTCGACGATTACTCCGGTCCGAGTCTAGCAAGGTTGTCGCCCTCGGTGGTGGCGCTTTTGTCCGGCGAGGCGTTCGCGAACTGATTGACACGAAGGGAATCGTGGTTTATCTGAGTTGTCCTGTCCGCGAACTGTATCGAAGGTTGCGCCTGGCCAGTGATCGTCCATTACTGGAAGGTCGACCTCGGGTTGGCGAGACGGACAAGCAGGCGAAACTGAGGAGAATGAGCACGTTGCTCAATCAAAGAAATAGCAGCTACTCGAAGGCGCACGTCAGGGTGTCAACCGCCAACAAGAGCCTGACCGATTGCGTTCAGGAAGTGTACCGAAAGGTGAGAGAGCTAAATGCCCGATCTTCGCGTTAGAGTATCCAGTGGTCAATATCCGATCGCGGTGGTATCGAAAAAACCGGACCGGCTGCGCACGTTGCTGGCTAAAGCATGCACAAGCGACAGGTTATTTGTTTTTTACGACGCCCAATTCTATGCGCTGCACGCCGCGTCGCTGCGTAAGTCGCTCACAGCGCCCGGTCGGCGTCTGATTGAATTGGTCTTACCGTCGGGGGAAAAGACCAAGTCCAGCGCGACTCTGGAGAAAGTGTATTCATTCCTGCTTGCGGAGAAGATCAGCCGCGACGACTTTGTTCTGGCCGTCGGCGGTGGGGTTACTTCCGATCTGATCGGCTACGCCGCCGCCACGACACTGCGCGGAATCCGATGGGGTGTGGTGCCGACCACACTGCTGGGTATGGTGGACGCCGCGATCGGCGGCAAGACCGGCATCAATCATAGGCAAGGCAAGAATCTTATCGGTGCTTTCTGGCATCCGCGTTTTGTGTATGTCGACACCTGGTGGACAAATACTTTGGCGGCCCGTCAGATGATGGCCGGCATGGGAGAAGTTGTAAAATACGCCGGGCTGACCGGCCAACCGATGCTTAAGTTGACAGAGGGTTGGGTGCAGAGTTCCAGCCGCCTGAGTCAGCCCGTGCTTACTAAATTGGTCAAGTACTCGGTCGCCTGCAAGGCGGACATAGTGACCAGGGACGAACGTGAACGCAATGTTCGAATGTTTCTGAATCTCGGTCACACCGTGGGACATGCCATCGAAAAGGCAGCCGGTTACGGACGGCTTTTGCACGGCGAGGCGGTGATTCTGGGCCTCTGGGCGGCGATTGAGCTGAGTTGCAGCCTGAAGCAGTCACGAAGGCGCTATTTGGATGGCTACCGACGGAACATTGAGTGTCTGGTGCGCCGTCTGCCAAAGGTCAAATTACAGTCAAAGAAAATTGCTGAGGCCATGAGTCTCGACAAGAAACGGCGGGGTGATGACATCAGATTTGTCTTGCTGGACCGTCCTGGAAAGCCCTTTATTGCCGATAACGTTCCTGGAAGAACTATCCGCGCTGTGATAGAGCGGAGCCTAACGATGTATGATCGCCTTGGAGGCAGGGATGCGTAGAATCCTGATCGTCAACGGACCCAATCTCAATTTGCTCGGACGACGTGAACCGGAAATTTACGGTGCCGATTCGCTTGAGGACATCAACGAGAAACTGCGCGCCTGTGCCGACGAACTTAAGTTGCAGGTCGAGTTTTTCCAGTCGAACTCAGAAGGTGCCATAATCGACTTTTTGCACACAGAGGGATTCGAGGCCGACGGGTTGGTAATCAACGCCGGCGCCTTCACACACTACAGCTACGCCATCCGAGATGCAATCTCCGCCGTGGGTATTACTACGATAGAAGTTCATCTTTCGAATATCTACAGCAGGGAAGAGTTCCGCCATAAATCGGTTATCGCACCGGTCTGTCGAGGTCACATTGTCGGCTTCGGCGCCGAGGGCTATTTCATGGCGCTGGCTCACTTTGCCCAATCCGGGAAGGACACTTGATGCGCCGCCCGGTCATATTGATCCTGTTTGGGCTGGGCATGGCCTCGGTTTTGCCATCGTGCACGCAACAGCAGTTGAGCCGCGAGAGCGTGATTGAGGTCCTGGACTCAATTGAGCATAAACTCCAGTGGGTCGACTATCGTATATCCGAAGAGCAGTGGGCGTATAACACCAACGGCTTTTCTGATTCACTACAGTTCTTCGGGCACTTGTATGACAGGCTCGTCCTTACCGACCCTGCCTACGATCTCCTGCGACGAGGCAGCAGTTTGCTGAATGATGAAGTCGATGCACGGCGAGCCCAGCTTGTACTCTCACGTCTCCAGTTGGCCAGGATCGAAGCTCACCCGGAACTGATCGCGCTTCGAGAATCCTCGAACGAACAAAGGCTTCAGGCAAAACCGTTTCGGAGGAATCCTCTTGACCACCTGTTCGCATCGGAAGATTATGGGGCATTGAAGGACCCGGCTCGCCGCCAGTCATCTTTCATTGTCGG encodes:
- a CDS encoding shikimate dehydrogenase, with the translated sequence MTAPYRFGLVGHNVGYSKSSEIFEAIFKHLAADGSFEVFNIATEHFAEQFHKLIESGVQGLSVTIPYKSKVITFLDDLDPVARALQAVNSIHFNGGACCGFNTDCYGFSLPLHPHAERLKNGSALILGAGGGARAVVYALHTDYEIGCCTVMARDSTRLKSFKQELVKQLPNIRISTRQFANNKKSERDTWDIVVNCTPLGGWNHPTDSPLPEWLDWTAVRLYYDLNYNVDNSLTREAERAEIPYLDGSAMLVGQALQSFYIWTGLKVPFEPIYSKVFGD
- the argS gene encoding arginine--tRNA ligase; its protein translation is MDLSSDRFKQEFAAATVQAFRTVYPEVYASSGDTQVFNTDFVLENIEKPKDPTMGRFAFPVFRYGKLLGDKPPAISGTVSTELNANLAESSALTTLSIGGFINAKVEPSIQARETIGQILDQGSHYGDSDVGQGRKYLIEYCSANIAKPYGVGHLRSTIIGNSLRRVHKKLGYDAIGINYLGDWGTQFGKMIVAYRRWGQGLDLGEDAVKQLLDLYVRFHDEAKSDPSLDDEARLAFRQLEDAEPEAVQLWERFKEISLAEFDRIHTMLGVEFDIITGESFLNDKMEAVIERLQKAGLTELSQGALVVQIDDPNLPPCLLKKGDGATLYATRDLAGLVYRWETYRFHESLYVVGSAQADHFKQAFKVISMLEEAEGMDASERMTGRVKHIDFGWVKFEGGAMATRSGNIIFLEDVTDRAVALAREKILEKNPTLESIDHTAHQIGVGAVIFSQFSVRRQKDVNFVWKEVLSFEGETGPYLQYTHARLSSLLRKYGSEVTEDIDVSLLGGAEEQRVVEILADFPSIVEDTARTYDPHLIAAYLLKASAAFNKVYQRKSEDGRIDKIISEDRRLSAARMALVKAVKTVLGEGLYLLGIDAPEEM
- the aroB gene encoding 3-dehydroquinate synthase — translated: MPDLRVRVSSGQYPIAVVSKKPDRLRTLLAKACTSDRLFVFYDAQFYALHAASLRKSLTAPGRRLIELVLPSGEKTKSSATLEKVYSFLLAEKISRDDFVLAVGGGVTSDLIGYAAATTLRGIRWGVVPTTLLGMVDAAIGGKTGINHRQGKNLIGAFWHPRFVYVDTWWTNTLAARQMMAGMGEVVKYAGLTGQPMLKLTEGWVQSSSRLSQPVLTKLVKYSVACKADIVTRDERERNVRMFLNLGHTVGHAIEKAAGYGRLLHGEAVILGLWAAIELSCSLKQSRRRYLDGYRRNIECLVRRLPKVKLQSKKIAEAMSLDKKRRGDDIRFVLLDRPGKPFIADNVPGRTIRAVIERSLTMYDRLGGRDA
- the trpA gene encoding tryptophan synthase subunit alpha, with amino-acid sequence MNRVAEVAAGTRPEKLLVPFFTVGYPDLKTTIALARSAADAGADIIELGMPFSDPLADGPQIQHSSQAALDNGIGLRSVLDSVRKLRRHVSVPLVLMGYYNPLLAYGEDRFLKAAATAGVDGFIIPDLPVEEGAGFKTKVESGGMSSLFLVAPTSSPQRIRMIDKNSTDLVYAVTVTGVTGVGRSFSADTDRYLRSLKKSLSKRFVAGFGVSSAESARRLTRYADGVVIGSALVKIIREASNRKGCVRQVSRFLGDIRRAL
- the trpB gene encoding tryptophan synthase subunit beta, with the translated sequence MRNKKQAVPDSRGRFGEFGGRYVPETVMYALDELTQCYRKIKRQAAFKKDLKELLSTYVGRPSPLYFAARLTEHLGGGPRVYFKREDLNHTGAHKINNTIGQILLARYMGKKRIIAETGAGQHGLATATVCARFGLECVIYMGAEDIERQAPNVDKMRLLGARVIPVESGSQTLKDATSEALRDWVTNVRSTFYIIGSVVGPHPYPMIVRDFQAVIGREAKNQCLKQLKRLPHAIIACVGGGSNAIGIWEPFLHETKVKLIGVEAAGYGVNSGRHAATLMKGRPGVLHGSYSFLIYDHDGQIVLPHSVSAGLDYPGVGPQHSHLKQSGRVTYESATDKQAVAAFKLTSRLEGIIPALESSHAIAWLVKHAGSFRKSQTVLICLSGRGDKDMGIISDWGRIAP
- the aroF gene encoding 3-deoxy-7-phosphoheptulonate synthase, whose protein sequence is MLIVMELGATTEMVDNVCREIEKAGLKAHPMPGAIRTAIGITGNKAQVDADHLEAQVGVKEIIHVTKPFKLVSREFYPENSVIDVNGILIGGKNLVTMVGPCAVETRDQCMIIAEKVAASGAQIFRGGAYKPRTSPYSFQGLEEAGLKILAEVREKFGMAIITEAIDTEVLALVSEYADIVQIGARNMQNFSLLKKAGRQPKPVMLKRGMSATLEEFLMAAEYIMSEGNRNVILCERGVRTFADHTRNTLDLSAVPYVKRTSHLPIIVDPSHGTGKAHKVLPLSRAAIATGADGLMIEVHHDPANALSDGPQSLTPDKFDALMKEVRAIGAVLGRTCE
- the aroQ gene encoding type II 3-dehydroquinate dehydratase yields the protein MRRILIVNGPNLNLLGRREPEIYGADSLEDINEKLRACADELKLQVEFFQSNSEGAIIDFLHTEGFEADGLVINAGAFTHYSYAIRDAISAVGITTIEVHLSNIYSREEFRHKSVIAPVCRGHIVGFGAEGYFMALAHFAQSGKDT
- a CDS encoding shikimate kinase; this encodes MPPRTVFLIGFSGSGKSTIGPPLARKLKAEFFDTDAMIEKQTGRTISDLIMQKGETFFRTLEHKTIRRLLRSESSKVVALGGGAFVRRGVRELIDTKGIVVYLSCPVRELYRRLRLASDRPLLEGRPRVGETDKQAKLRRMSTLLNQRNSSYSKAHVRVSTANKSLTDCVQEVYRKVRELNARSSR
- the aroA gene encoding 3-phosphoshikimate 1-carboxyvinyltransferase, whose product is MRRIVKSVRKVGGTISLPGDKSIAHRAALFSILSQGPITIRNFPNGADCQRSLAAAQTLGVKVDRGDNELILTPPEARAVDEGTNIDCGNSGTTVRLLAGILAGSQVEATLVGDESLSQRPMKRIIDPLTAMGAELFAENGTLPMRIRGRRLGALEYRMPVASAQVKSALLLAGMASSCSVVVREDIITRDHTEIMMQELGNGLSVKDIKAVAVADPDDPRKRRMQRPEPYKREIQLQPGAVLNGGLIDIPGDFSTAVFFMGAAAISGYSLTVANVGLNPTRTVMLDHLKAVGCSVQVNNRAVVSGEVRGDVTVTGAPLKARKISGDTTVGLIDEIPMVAVMAAFASGTTIIRDAGELRVKESDRLMAVTENLKSIGIKVGLLEDGLAIEGGKDLNGADFKSFGDHRIAMAFSIAGLFLHGSSSIDDDASVAVSCPDFYDLLGQVTQ